From Vigna angularis cultivar LongXiaoDou No.4 chromosome 11, ASM1680809v1, whole genome shotgun sequence:
CCAAACTGAAATTGCAATGCTGTCTCAGTTCCGCCATCGCCATCTGGTGTCTTTGATTGGTTATTGTGATGAAAGGAATGAAATGATCTTGATATATGAGTATATGGAGAAAGGAACTCTCAAGAGTCATTTATATGGCTCAGATCTGCCTAGCTTAAGCTGGAAGGAGAGGCTTGAGATATGCATTGGATCAGCCAGAGGACTTCATTATCTTCACACTGGCTATGCTAAAGCTGTTATTCACCGTGATGTGAAGTCTGCAAATATCCTACTTGATGAGAAACTAATGGCTAAAGTCGCTGATTTTGGACTGTCAAAGACGGGGCCTGAAATTGACCAGACACATGTGAGCACAGCTGTGAAAGGTAGTTTTGGGTACCTGGATCCAGAGTATTTCAGGAGGCAACAACTGACAGAAAAGTCAGATGTGTATTCATTTGGGGTAGTTCTGTTTGAAGTTCTTTGTGCAAGACCTGTCATAGATCCAACACTTCCCAGGGAAATGGTAAACTTGGCAGAATGGGCAATGAAATGGCAGAAGAAGGGGCAGTTGGAGCAGATCATAGATGAAAGACTTGCAGGAAAAATCAGACCAGAATCTCTTAGGAAGTTTGGAGAAACTGCTGAGAAATGCTTGGCTGATTATGGTGTTGACAGACCTTCCATGGGAGATGTCTTGTGGAATTTGGAGTATGCTCTCCAACTTCAAGAGGCTGTGGTTCAAGGTGATCCTGAAGAAAACAGCACCAATATGATTGGTGAACTCTCTCCACAGGTCAACAATATCAGCCAGGATGCAAGTGCTTCTATTACACAATTTGAAGGCACAAGTCTTGATGATCTCTCTGGTGTTTCTATGAGTAGGGTCTTCTCACAATTGGTGAAGTCTGAGGGTAGATAGATGGCTCTGGATTTACCCAATCTTATAAATTATGTCACAGTGCTCTTATGTTatgatttttattgtttttcttctgATCACTAGTTCTCTTCCTGCACATGGAAGACTAGGCATTTCATAGATTTGTAAAGAAATATTGAGTTGAAACATGTTTGGTGAAAATCTTGTGTAAGTTATGCAGAAACACCTGAACCAAAAAGTGTGGCAAAGTTTGTATAATTCCTTGTTTGtttaatctctttaaaaagGGTTCttagttttctaaaatttaaaactaaaaatacaaACTTTATACGTTTATTCTCAGCTAAAGTTACAGAATTGTTTTCCAAAACATATGAAACAGAAACAGGTCGTATGCAGCTGGAAGCAACTCAAATCTGCATTTCGTTTCTTTTTGTACACGGATAGAATTGCATTGCAAAAGATGCAATGATTTACTTTAGTTTAGAAAAATGTTTCTCAGGAAACAAGTTTTCATAACCGAGTATGTCTTAAGCACTTAAATTGttacacttttttatattttgtctgCTACTTAGTGGTTCATATATGACAGAAAAAATGTTGTactttagaaaaatgaaatacaaaatGAGAATGTTGAATTTAGGTCCttcacttccaccacttccaaTTCcactaacttctaacacccttttCACCTACTACCAACATGTTACCACCAGCAAGtcatcatcaaccaaaaagTGCTCATAGCATTACACATAGAAATATCTAGAGAGAAATATCAGCAACACATTCTTCAACCTACTTTTTATCAGTTAAAAGATTTACAAGAATGAGAATAATCATGACTCCTGCATCTTATTTCATTATGTGTTTCATAGTTTTATAGTTTCAAGtaattttaatgattattgTTTATATGTgagtgtaattttttatatcatcatCCAAAATTGTCTTATAATAGAAAACTATTAACTTTTATtacaattgttttaaaattttactttgaaCAGTTCATAACTGGTTGATTCTGTGAAATTTTACATTGATGATgcataaaattacaatatattatataacaaTATGACAAATTTAATATATCGGTTTCATAGCTATTAAATAATCTTTAGTAggaatatttatttcaaataatcaTGTTATCTTTGGGTGTGAGTTATTTTCATAAGCTTGCTCTTCTTATGGtctcatacttttttttttcaatcccAAATTActgaatttaataaatttattgtttttttttataataacatgCAATGCggtaaatttaattctttttcccCCAACTTGTCACCACGTGCCTCGCCGGCTTTTGCGACGGAAATTCCAAAGGCCACCACGTTAATTCAATATTTCCGATAAATCGTTTTcaactacaaaattataaataatatatgctcagtgatgaaaataaatgcttttataatattttttaaatatgtatatatacgaTCAAATCactattttttgtaataatcattttaaaagtatattctAATTGCTctgattaattaatataaaatgattttgcATTAAatgcaatataaaaataaatatagagcGTAAATTACACTAAAAACCTCGACAATTAACATGATGtgttcttttgttttcaaaatttgattttcttatgtatttttttcaGATTGATATGAATTTTCTCCACTCcattatttcttatattttccaCCAACGCAAACATTTCTTAGTTTCTATAGATATAAGTAACTATCTCTGTTAAATAAAATgtcagaatatttttttaattttatacgcataactatttttaattctaaataaatCTCCTATCAACTAATCATGTAAAATTACGTCATAAGATTAATTTCTCTAACACAACATAACACCTCGTACGCAGTGGAAAGGGCcaatatactaataataataataataataataataaattagacgcgtaaacaaaaaacatattattttcattcaaattcTCACACAATTACAAGTGGTAACAGCTGTAAATTAATCTGCAGCagaaagaaattagaaaaacacTGCTGCAATTCTGCTTCAAGTTTTTATACAGCACTTCGTTATCTTTGCCTTACAAAAaatacaggaaaaaaaaaagcagaaaaaaGCACACAGAAGAACATAGTTTAaagcagaagaagatgaaaaggaaaagaagcaTATGATGATAAATTGGAGAAGTTGAATTAGAAATCATGAAGAACATCAACCTTAGCATAGCAGGGTAGAAAGGTTTGAAAGATTGAGAAAGCAGCATAAGTAACATCTCTGGCTCTCCCTAGAACCTTATTCTTACCCTTCAATTTCAGTTTATTACTCACACAATTCACACCTTCCTTCAGTCTATTCAAACACTTCAATGTCTTCTCAGTCACACCAACTTTCTTCTTTGAGAATTTGTAGCTTCTTAGGTACATCTGCCTGCACGAGAAGCTATCAACTTCTTTTGCTTGCACATCAGAAACTACACTCACGTTACAATTCAGTGATACTGCTTTATCTCTGATTGATGTAGAATTTCTCATAGTTTTCACAAATTCTATATCAGATTCTGGCCACTTGTAGAGGTTCAGATAGGTTGGTCTATGGGGAAGACGTGTTTTGTTGACACAGTCAGATATGAAAACAGAAGCCATAGGTTTTGGAAATGTTTTCACAGAAGAGCATTGTAGCATAATGATAGTAACCTCATGAACCCTAGAAAGAACATGGTGCAATGGTTTTGTATAAGATAAGTGCTAAGGGATGTGACAGAATGAGTTTTTTAATTGTCAAACTCTCTTGAAATTGATCTTTTGGTAATGTAAATGGCCTTCTTTCCTACATAGAAATGAAACATGatacacttttatatttatttgatatataatataagcataaaataattacaaataaatattcttttatattttttaaataaaataataataatgacaaataaatataaaaaattatgtgttaaaatattatttttctttcatataatttaagaaaaataatattctaatctacataaattttttacattcaatattattttttcttattttttttattttttttaatataaaatttttattcttatactATGTTTCATGTCAAAtgaatgaatgtaaaaataagTCACATTATTATTACTCGTAcgttaataatatttacatattaatgtGTGATATTACTTGTTCAAGAGTTCATAATGGCTTTTCGGATTTCTTACAAACCTAACGCTCTCACTAAATTCTTAACTATCAATTTGATTCTGAGCAAATCAAAATATGCAATGATGAATGTAGTCTAAAATTTCCCTTGAGACGTTTCTGCGTCATGCTTGCATATTCCCTgtgtattataatataaattaggtTATATTAAGTCTTCATATAGAATGTATATACAATTAATTATGTCTTtagttttttcttaatattaattttttatttattataataaaataaataattaatataatattattaaaaattaaaaaaataaaatcatattagtTACTTTttcctaattaaaaaaaaatattttttattccttttttcaTCTGAACTCAATCTAAATAAATCTAAAGATAGTATCCCACTTAAAAACTCCCCACCAAATCAAATCCAAAGTGTGCCAACATTATTTCTACTTGTACTTGGCTATCTTGTGTACTTCATTCAGTATGTTCAATAAgtacattaaattaaaagaaagtcCCATCATATTAAATGTATCATTTTTTGCATACAAAAATTATTGATGTATATTAAAAAGATtcatcaatataataaaaatgaaaaattaaataatgtgaTAAGAGAATTATAACGGAAAAAACAAGGTATAATTATTGGTTTGATCTTCATTTTGGTAGAAAAGTCTTAAGTTCatcatcacttttttttaagtttcaattACATTCTAACTTCtgaaataagataatttaaaaaattaataacaacatTAATAACATGTCACATGTATATTTATGactttttacaaaaaaaaattgtaaaacttTTTGTTGTCACATGATCAAGTCCCTAGTTTGATTGTGATATTGTTAGTATTATGTACCAGATAATACTATATGTTAGTGTCAATGTCAAATatcaattatcttaattttagtataaattcattttttttcaaaaaaataaatatttatcattttcaaatcaagataaaatttattatttctataaatattgtactaatattttttattaaaaatatatttttaacatattatattattatatatttttaacttatgtttcgttaatcataacttttattattaaattttaatataaatattagtataatatttatataaataataaatttgattttcctatcaaatttattatttgtataaatagtattaattaacttattcttataaaagaaatataaactattaatatattatttttaaatacttattttttataaaaatatttatatttaattagttttgatCTTATAAAAagtatgaattaaaataatatataataatatatgttaaaaatttatttttaataaaatatcagtataatatctatataaataatgaatttggtcatagaaagaaataatattattttattttgataaaaattgtaactaaattaaatcaacaaaatataaaaactaaattgaaaacaTTAATAATGATTTATCAGTGTCATGTCATATAGTATTGAGAGTAACATATTACATTAAGAATAAGATACATGGcaacaaaaattttataaaagaaaattaaaatatcaaaatttaaaaaaaaaaatctacatgTTGACACATGCTACATTGTtagtaatttctttttaaaataatctaattaaaacactttttttatacaattaaaattttgcTTAAAACCACTGTTATCAGAGTAAATTCTGATAAGTAATCGTCGTATTTGTATCACTTATGTGAATATACGATTACGATTAGGGGAATTGTAATCGTCGTAtataaatgaaagaatccaccactaaccaaattcactagaaaaccgaacggtcaaggaccgttcagtaacgaacgtacactttcttaGGGAAATTCATATCAGgatcatttatattccaacacatttattaacatatagtttcacaactttatacattcatatttcataccaCCCAAACATAGaggtttcatatatttcatacatcataacataactcagtcatatttcatttccactcattaaataaacgaacgttcatgtaCTACaatcatatcaaccatcatgcatccaattcattcaatcaaataacgaacgttcaaacattacaacaacatacaaattaaattaaataagtttcccttacctctagcgtgAACGATCGTCCTAAAGATGAAATGCGGTTTGTCTGACTACAATGCTTCTATTATCAACGCTcaatcaactcttcaaactaaaccaaacaataGACCAACTGATTCAGAATGAGACTATGACCTCATGCACCCAGAAGTTGGTTTGCATGTGTCAGGGAACAAATGACTAAAAGGAGGAGAAGatcttaccagttcagaactcgaaaccgatcggttcagAATGGAGCTTAGGTAGCCGggagtgcttctacggtgcgtgaatggtgatcggagaaaagaaagggtgagttttcttagaaagaagggagagcttttagagagaagtaggAGAAAATGAGAAACTCAGAGTTTGGaaaagaagggtgcatgcagaagagtgacgggaattttcagaaaaagtcagttttgcttcccacgtcAAAACGAACGTTCGCTCATCTGCTGACActtgccttccactatctgatttccaaATCCTCGTTGCTtaacacctggcgtccgttcagaggggttttgggtgcgtttttaataaGGTCTGacataatatatgttaaaaatttatttttaataaaatatcagtataatatctatataaataatgaatttggtcatagaaagaaataatattattttattttgataaaaattgtagctaaattaaatcaacaaaatataaaaactaaattgaaaatattaataatgatttatGAGTGTGATGTCATATAGTATTGAGAGTAACATATTACATTAAGAATAAGATACATGGcaacaaaaattttataaaagaaaattaaaatatcaaaatttaaaaaaaaaaatctacatgTTGACACATGCTACATTGTtagtaatttcttttttaaataatctaattaaaacactttttatacaattaaaattttgcTTAAAATCACTGTTATCATAGTAAATTATGATAAGTAATCGTCGTATTTGTATCACTTATGTGAATATACGATTACGATTAGGgaaattgtatttaaaagtgacttattttattaaaaatccttagcttaaataaatatattgtaacaaaaaaatacaaCCCACTTAACAACAGAAACACACTATTCGAAAATATCTAAGAACTACGATTTCTTGGTTACTACCAAgatattatttagaaaaaaaaagaaaaaaaactggAACAAAACTCCTTCCTTCCATAAGTATATTAtctgtaatttttatttgtttaaagagtTTCCCTCTACTGATTTCcagaatttatttaaaatttagattttaagaAACATCTTAAAAGAATTAcatatacaagaaaaaaaataaaaaaaatgaaaaacgtTAGAAGGGTGCTATTAGAGTTTGTAGGAAGAGAGGTGAACTAAAGACAGAGTGTAAACAATAACTAATGTAAGATTTTCACATCATAAATTATCAAGCACATAACACATACAACTCTAAAACAAATCGATAAATACGTAATTGTGTAAATTATATTctagaaaataaattacattgtGCATTATCCTTTAAGGTGTAGGGTTTAGGAAAGtcacataattattttaaaacgaaaaataaaatcaccTTCAATCTGTTTATGTTCATCTtcctaaaaaatttaattttctccaATCAAATAGTTATACCAAcggaattaaaaatatatttttaaaaaaacaatgatttttatagaaattaaaattgtcGTACAGTCAAACTTACTTTTTAGCTGaagaatttcttaaaaaataaaaaaaaaaaaacgataaGAATTTTACATcattagaaaattcaaaatttatatcaCCATTACGTCCCTTTTCTACCtcatcttttctatcttttcttcCACATCCAAAAGTCTAGATTTTGAAGATACTGATTATCAATGCTCTTAATCagaagagaaaatataatgCTACCCAAATTGGATATGCAATGAACTGGGAACTGAAATCTGATACAATTCTCAATTCCATCAAAAGTAGTTACAGCACATCACAGAACcaacaaaacaaagtaaaacaCCTATCACCAAAACATATATCTGATAATCACACCTAGCCTTACCCTTTCAACTAcaaagacaacaaagaaaaccaaaaccTAACTTCAATCCTTGCCATTTCTTTTCTTGACAGCAAGACTTTTCCCCAAAGAGGAAAATCAAGCGACATAAAATCCAAAACCCTAACCCCCAAATCCATAGAGAGTCCTTCCCTGCCTCTTCAGAGCATAAACAACATCCATAGCAGTAACCGTCTTCCTCCTCGCATGCTCCGTGTAAGTAACAGCGTCACGGATCACGTTCTCCAAGAAGATCTTGAGAACCCCACGGGTCTCCTCATAAATCAAACCGCTGATACGCTTCACACCACCTCTGCGAGCCAAACGCCGAATCGCCGGCTTCGTTATTCCCTGAATGTTATCGCGAAGCACCTTACGGTGACGTTTAGCTCCTCCCTTTCCCAATCCCTTGCCCCCCTTTCCTCTTCCAGACATCTTCTTGAATAAAACCTCAACCGAgtcaaattaaattctaaacaaaatcagaa
This genomic window contains:
- the LOC108334453 gene encoding histone H4 encodes the protein MSGRGKGGKGLGKGGAKRHRKVLRDNIQGITKPAIRRLARRGGVKRISGLIYEETRGVLKIFLENVIRDAVTYTEHARRKTVTAMDVVYALKRQGRTLYGFGG
- the LOC108332931 gene encoding uncharacterized protein LOC108332931, which translates into the protein MLQCSSVKTFPKPMASVFISDCVNKTRLPHRPTYLNLYKWPESDIEFVKTMRNSTSIRDKAVSLNCNVSVVSDVQAKEVDSFSCRQMYLRSYKFSKKKVGVTEKTLKCLNRLKEGVNCVSNKLKLKGKNKVLGRARDVTYAAFSIFQTFLPCYAKVDVLHDF